The following coding sequences are from one Anolis sagrei isolate rAnoSag1 chromosome 6, rAnoSag1.mat, whole genome shotgun sequence window:
- the SEC22C gene encoding vesicle-trafficking protein SEC22c — protein MSMILFACVVRVRDGLPLSASTDFHLDQDFLECRKKLKALSSILTQYPERGTATERDLSIHFHSSGDIACMGICRNSYPTVMAFCFLEELQWEFATTYDAASVGLASRPYAFLEFDNVIQKVKSRFNYTNCAQTAFNMEKIQEELRLQPPALVRLEDTALMNGMVNGHAELHAESAPTYRMQPVSPLGILSLVLNIMCGALNLIRGVHLAEYSFQEDRTGIGKVVAFLLPFVACFLLCYLYLFYSSARKIKVFILFVTICLCNIYLYGLRNIWQILFHIGVASFSSHQILTRQVAEKQPDFGV, from the exons ATGTCCATGATCCTTTTTGCTTGCGTGGTGCGGGTGAGGGACGGACTCCCACTCTCAGCCTCCACGGACTTTCACCTCGACCAGGACTTCTTGGAATGCCGGAAGAAACTCAAGGCCTTGTCATCCATCTTGACACAGTATCCAGAGCGGGGTACAGCCACCGAACGTGACCTCAGCATACA CTTCCATTCCTCAGGAGACATTGCCTGCATGGGCATCTGCAGAAACAGCTATCCCACAGTCATGGCCTTCTGCTTCCTGGAAGAGCTCCAGTGGGAATTTGCCACTACTTACGATGCTGCAAGTGTGGGCCTGGCATCCAGGCCATATGCTTTTCTTGAATTCG ACAATGTCATTCAGAAAGTCAAAAGCCGTTTCAATTACACAAACTGTGCGCAGACAGCATTCAACATGGAAAAAATCCAGGAAGAGCTTCGCTTGCAGCCTCCTGCACTTGTTCGATTAGAAGACACGGCATTGATGAACGGGATGGTGAATGGCCACGCAGAACTCCATGCCGAATCTG CTCCCACTTACCGAATGCAACCAGTGTCTCCATTGGGAATTTTATCTCTGGTTCTCAACATCATGTGTGGTGCCTTGAATCTCATTCGAGGAGTTCATCTTGCAGAGTATTCTTTTCAG GAAGATCGCACAGGAATTGGGAAAGTAGTAGCATTCCTTCTGCCTTTTGTAGCCTGTTTCCTGTTG TGCTATCTCTACCTGTTCTACAGCTCAGCCAGGAAGATAAAGGTCTTCATACTTTTTGTCACGATCTGTTTATGCAACATTTATTTGTACGGACTGAGGAACATCTGGCAGATCCTCTTCCACATCGGGGTggcttccttttcttcccatcAGATACTAACACGGCAGGTTGCAGAGAAACAGCCAGATTTTGGAGTATGA